One part of the Thiomicrospira cyclica ALM1 genome encodes these proteins:
- a CDS encoding ArsR/SmtB family transcription factor, with protein sequence MANSLKYNLFDQLAQVSKALGHANRLMILDVLAQTESDVDTLHQKLGLSIANVSKHLQTLKQAGLVVNERQGQRVVYGLSDPSVFRLIVSLRDVAESQLDSMQSLLQSHLQPNTPFEPISLNALKDFNQPYTLLDVRPADEFAAGHIPQAINIPIEQLAQKLPELHSDKTLVVYCRGPYCMWSQQALDQLQQHGIQAKRLAEGYPEWQQLSHAL encoded by the coding sequence ATGGCGAATTCACTTAAATACAATTTGTTTGATCAGTTAGCGCAGGTTAGCAAAGCGCTGGGGCATGCGAATCGACTGATGATTTTAGACGTTCTGGCGCAAACCGAGAGCGATGTGGATACCCTGCATCAAAAACTCGGTTTGAGTATTGCCAATGTATCTAAGCATTTGCAAACCCTCAAACAAGCAGGGCTGGTGGTCAACGAACGCCAAGGGCAGCGTGTGGTCTATGGCTTAAGTGATCCCAGTGTGTTTCGCTTAATTGTCAGTTTGCGCGACGTGGCCGAGTCACAACTAGATTCGATGCAAAGCTTGTTACAAAGCCATTTACAACCCAATACGCCATTTGAACCGATTTCACTCAACGCCTTAAAAGACTTTAACCAACCTTACACCTTGTTAGATGTTCGTCCGGCGGATGAGTTTGCCGCCGGGCATATTCCGCAAGCGATTAATATTCCGATTGAACAACTGGCACAAAAACTGCCCGAACTGCACAGCGATAAAACCCTAGTGGTTTATTGCCGCGGACCTTATTGTATGTGGTCACAACAAGCACTCGACCAATTACAACAACACGGCATCCAAGCCAAGCGCTTGGCCGAGGGCTATCCTGAATGGCAGCAATTGAGTCATGCTCTCTGA
- a CDS encoding fructosamine kinase family protein, with amino-acid sequence MLSEQLINSLNNSLNQTLDIQNIAPVAGGDIHQVWLLTTAQTQWFLKVNRVSSAPVFAAEALALERIQQSKTIHCPSVIAQGETDQQAWLLMDYLQLTHRGDDFKRGQALAAIHRTTHREFGWEQDNFIGHTPQRNAWQQDWLDFYRQQRLEPQLALTLQKGASRRLLAKGQQLTENLAVFFEHYKPVPSLLHGDLWAGNSAFTVQGEPVIYDPASYYGDRETDIAMTELFGGFSPAFYQGYNQAWPLDAGYQQRKPLYNLYHVLNHFNLFGGHYQHQAEQLIDDLLSQL; translated from the coding sequence ATGCTCTCTGAACAGCTTATCAACTCGCTGAATAACAGCCTAAATCAAACACTCGATATCCAAAACATAGCACCGGTAGCCGGTGGCGATATTCACCAGGTCTGGTTACTGACCACCGCACAAACACAATGGTTTTTAAAAGTTAACCGGGTAAGCTCCGCGCCGGTGTTTGCCGCAGAGGCCTTGGCACTCGAACGAATTCAGCAAAGCAAAACCATTCACTGCCCAAGCGTGATTGCGCAAGGCGAAACCGACCAGCAGGCCTGGTTATTAATGGATTATCTGCAACTGACCCATCGCGGTGATGATTTTAAACGCGGTCAAGCCTTAGCCGCGATACATCGCACAACACATCGCGAATTTGGGTGGGAACAGGATAACTTTATTGGCCACACGCCTCAGCGCAATGCATGGCAACAAGATTGGCTGGACTTTTATCGACAGCAACGCCTCGAACCACAGTTGGCGCTGACCCTGCAAAAAGGTGCCAGCAGGCGCTTGCTTGCAAAGGGCCAACAATTGACTGAAAACCTCGCCGTGTTTTTTGAACACTATAAGCCAGTGCCGTCGTTATTGCACGGCGATTTGTGGGCAGGGAATAGTGCGTTTACTGTGCAAGGCGAGCCGGTCATTTACGATCCGGCCAGTTACTATGGTGACCGCGAAACAGATATCGCCATGACCGAATTATTTGGCGGTTTTAGCCCCGCATTTTATCAAGGTTACAACCAGGCCTGGCCGTTAGATGCGGGGTATCAGCAGCGCAAACCCCTTTACAATCTTTATCATGTTCTAAACCACTTCAACCTATTTGGTGGTCATTATCAACACCAAGCCGAACAGTTGATAGATGACCTACTAAGCCAGCTTTAA
- a CDS encoding PQQ-dependent sugar dehydrogenase, translated as MTDFKSCSRGRFGLVSGFILALMMSLSYAYADASFKLERLASGLGVVWAMDFVSEHQLVFTQRSGEAGILDIQTGQVTWLAGLPAVAASGQGGLLDVKFLAQDAQNQAWLYFTYSYPDEFGARTTLARAQWPDLTQSNQLQNWQDLLITESATGSGQHFGSRIAFDDQGYVFFGVGDRGERQQSQNTRNHIGTIMRLHFDGRVPADNPFVGNPEVLDEIWSFGHRNPQGMAFDFATGRLWSNEHGPRGGDEINLIQPGENYGWPLVSQGQEYWGNQAIGVTSKPGMIDPVKVFTPSIAPGSLLLYRGAAFPQWQGSLFSGALALRHLNRVTLNQQGEAVSEERLLVDLNERIRSLAVDQAGLLYFSTDSGTIARLRPVD; from the coding sequence ATGACGGATTTTAAAAGCTGTTCGCGAGGTCGGTTTGGTTTGGTGTCAGGATTCATTTTGGCATTGATGATGTCTTTGTCCTATGCCTATGCGGACGCTAGTTTTAAGTTAGAGCGCTTGGCTTCGGGTTTGGGCGTTGTCTGGGCAATGGATTTTGTCAGCGAGCATCAATTGGTATTTACGCAGCGCTCTGGCGAGGCGGGTATCTTGGATATTCAAACCGGTCAAGTCACTTGGTTAGCAGGCCTGCCGGCGGTGGCAGCAAGTGGGCAGGGTGGGTTACTAGATGTGAAGTTTTTAGCGCAAGATGCGCAGAACCAGGCCTGGTTATACTTCACCTATAGTTATCCGGATGAATTTGGTGCGCGAACCACCTTAGCGCGGGCACAATGGCCAGATTTAACCCAATCAAATCAGTTGCAAAATTGGCAAGATTTGTTGATAACCGAATCGGCCACCGGTAGTGGCCAGCATTTTGGTAGCCGGATTGCCTTTGATGATCAGGGCTATGTGTTTTTTGGTGTCGGTGATCGCGGTGAACGCCAACAAAGTCAAAACACGCGTAATCACATCGGCACCATTATGCGTTTGCATTTTGATGGTCGCGTGCCGGCGGACAATCCGTTTGTTGGTAACCCTGAGGTGTTGGATGAAATTTGGAGCTTTGGTCATCGCAACCCACAAGGCATGGCGTTTGATTTTGCAACCGGGCGTTTGTGGTCAAACGAACACGGCCCACGCGGCGGTGATGAGATTAATTTAATCCAGCCAGGTGAAAACTATGGTTGGCCGTTGGTGTCGCAGGGTCAAGAATATTGGGGTAATCAGGCGATTGGGGTGACCAGTAAGCCGGGTATGATTGATCCGGTGAAGGTGTTTACACCTTCGATTGCGCCAGGAAGTTTATTACTCTATCGCGGTGCGGCATTTCCGCAGTGGCAGGGCAGTTTGTTTTCAGGGGCGCTGGCATTGCGTCACTTAAATCGGGTGACACTCAATCAGCAGGGTGAGGCGGTGAGTGAGGAACGCTTGTTAGTTGATTTGAATGAACGGATTCGTTCCTTGGCGGTTGACCAAGCCGGTCTGCTTTATTTTAGTACTGACAGCGGCACTATCGCGCGCTTGCGCCCCGTTGATTAA
- a CDS encoding proton-conducting transporter transmembrane domain-containing protein: MAVAGCTTHLGIGGLGIGLVASLSVGGESMIETLIDSLISWTTAYSFWPLVIMGLSFGVALAVFLIAEERVWLRSTVNILAALVKLLLVLALMPSLLQGHVYEIGWTIVPGLTLLLKIDGLAMLFLVLSVFLWLLTTLYAIGYLEGGINRARFFGFFNLCVSATTGVAMAGNLFTFIIFYELLTLATWPLVVHRGTQKALDAGRIYLIYTLVGGLVLLTAAIGLHVLVGTQAFAVGGYLNDYWAANPDMAPVLFGLGLVFIAGFGVKAALFPFHGWLPTAMVAPAPVSSLLHAVAVVKAGAFGLTRFVYEIYGIHVFSDLYLHWVLLVLASFTIVYGSVRALYQSDIKKRLAFSTVSQVSYVALGLALAGPVGAIGGMIHIVHQGFMKITLFMAAGNYAETLGIHKIKELNGVGRVMPLTTLAFTIGALGMIGLPPLAGFITKWYLGLGAWESGFYWVIGVLVISSLLNAAYFLPTIYRAWFLPPPAEWPHRQVLSQRFETHFLLLAPPLVTTIMIIVLGVWAGHLATPLGWVSTLVASEFK, translated from the coding sequence TTGGCCGTTGCTGGCTGTACCACTCATCTTGGTATTGGCGGTTTGGGTATTGGCCTTGTGGCCAGTCTATCCGTGGGGGGCGAGTCTATGATCGAAACCCTAATCGACAGCTTAATAAGCTGGACAACCGCCTACTCCTTTTGGCCGCTGGTTATTATGGGTTTATCCTTCGGTGTGGCTCTAGCGGTGTTTTTGATCGCTGAGGAGCGAGTCTGGTTACGTTCTACCGTTAATATTTTAGCCGCGTTGGTAAAACTGCTGCTGGTGTTAGCGCTGATGCCAAGCTTATTGCAAGGGCACGTTTATGAAATTGGCTGGACCATTGTTCCAGGGCTGACCTTACTGCTAAAAATTGATGGCTTGGCGATGCTGTTTTTGGTGTTGTCGGTCTTTTTATGGCTATTAACCACGCTCTATGCGATAGGTTATTTGGAAGGCGGTATTAATCGCGCGCGTTTTTTTGGTTTTTTTAACCTCTGTGTCAGTGCCACTACGGGTGTGGCAATGGCCGGCAACTTGTTTACCTTCATTATTTTCTATGAGCTACTAACCCTCGCTACCTGGCCACTGGTCGTCCATCGAGGCACTCAAAAAGCCTTGGATGCCGGTCGGATCTATTTAATCTACACCCTAGTCGGCGGTTTGGTATTACTAACCGCGGCGATAGGTCTGCATGTGTTAGTAGGTACTCAGGCGTTTGCCGTGGGCGGCTATCTCAATGATTATTGGGCAGCAAACCCTGATATGGCTCCGGTTTTATTTGGTTTGGGCTTGGTCTTTATTGCGGGCTTTGGGGTGAAAGCAGCGCTGTTTCCGTTTCATGGTTGGTTGCCAACGGCGATGGTCGCACCAGCACCAGTGAGTTCCTTGTTGCACGCGGTGGCGGTGGTTAAAGCAGGCGCCTTTGGTTTAACCCGTTTTGTCTATGAGATTTATGGCATTCATGTGTTTAGTGATCTGTATTTGCACTGGGTGCTGTTGGTGTTGGCCAGCTTTACCATTGTTTATGGTTCGGTGCGTGCGCTCTATCAAAGCGACATTAAAAAGCGGCTGGCGTTTTCCACGGTGAGCCAGGTGTCCTATGTTGCGCTAGGGCTGGCTCTTGCTGGGCCGGTAGGCGCGATTGGCGGTATGATTCATATTGTGCATCAAGGGTTTATGAAGATTACGCTGTTTATGGCTGCGGGTAACTATGCTGAAACCCTAGGGATCCATAAAATTAAGGAGCTCAATGGCGTCGGGCGGGTAATGCCCCTAACCACGTTGGCTTTTACCATCGGTGCGCTTGGCATGATTGGTTTACCACCGCTGGCAGGGTTTATTACCAAATGGTATTTGGGCTTGGGTGCTTGGGAGAGCGGTTTTTATTGGGTTATCGGCGTGTTGGTAATTTCCAGTTTATTAAATGCCGCGTATTTTTTACCGACGATTTATCGAGCTTGGTTTTTACCACCACCCGCCGAATGGCCACATCGCCAGGTATTAAGTCAGCGTTTTGAAACCCATTTTTTATTATTAGCACCGCCACTGGTTACCACGATTATGATCATAGTGCTCGGAGTTTGGGCAGGTCATCTTGCGACCCCGTTAGGCTGGGTATCTACCCTGGTGGCCAGTGAATTTAAATGA
- a CDS encoding complex I subunit 5 family protein, whose amino-acid sequence MNALIPALVLLPLIAGGFAALFKPQARLITGLAGLAMMILLILLSLDAWGVGEYQGVWMLGGWERPLGIAWYLDDLAHLMLLLVGVVSLAIFAHAAFDKDSSEHLWGLWLGGWGAINALILSNDLFNIYVTIELLGLVAVALVAVSTKAGAAAAAVRYLIISLTGSMFFLLGVALVYGQYGRLDLIGLADVVENNWVTHFAWSMMLIGLLAKTAAWPLHGWLPLAHSRAPTAGSALLSALVIKASLYLMWRLATQPFALLNSELLAVLFAVLGSMAIFWGSWRAWKTPLLKELIAWSTVAQVGYLLIGLAIIFHPASHLEVIFGFNPALMLFWLMAAHALTKAGVFLVAGNLIQLTHSYQLRDQVIVLSNSPLTLWTLGLATVALAGLPLTLGFLGKWWLLESSLLLGHYWLLAPLILGGVFALAYMGRLLQPALELSLLCQLAPKNADGSAPQCVNERQLSWPLLAVPLILVLAVWVLALWPVYPWGASL is encoded by the coding sequence ATGAATGCCTTAATTCCAGCATTGGTTTTGTTACCGCTGATCGCCGGCGGATTCGCCGCTTTATTCAAGCCTCAGGCTCGGTTGATTACCGGGCTGGCTGGGCTAGCGATGATGATACTTTTAATTTTGCTCAGCCTTGATGCCTGGGGAGTGGGTGAATACCAAGGTGTTTGGATGTTAGGGGGGTGGGAGCGGCCGCTAGGCATTGCCTGGTATTTAGACGATTTAGCCCATTTGATGTTGTTGTTAGTGGGGGTCGTTAGCCTAGCTATATTTGCCCATGCGGCGTTTGATAAAGACAGTTCCGAACACCTTTGGGGGTTATGGTTGGGTGGCTGGGGCGCGATTAATGCGCTAATTCTATCGAATGATTTATTTAATATTTATGTCACTATCGAGCTACTCGGTCTAGTGGCGGTTGCGCTGGTTGCCGTGTCAACGAAAGCCGGTGCCGCCGCTGCCGCCGTGCGCTATTTGATTATTAGCTTAACCGGCTCGATGTTTTTTTTATTGGGTGTTGCGCTCGTTTATGGTCAGTATGGCCGTTTAGACCTGATAGGTTTAGCCGATGTGGTTGAAAATAACTGGGTCACCCATTTTGCCTGGTCAATGATGCTGATAGGTTTACTGGCTAAAACCGCTGCTTGGCCGCTGCATGGTTGGTTGCCTTTAGCGCATAGTCGGGCGCCAACCGCAGGCAGTGCCTTATTGTCGGCACTGGTCATTAAAGCATCGCTGTATTTAATGTGGCGCTTAGCGACCCAGCCCTTTGCCCTACTTAATAGTGAATTATTAGCGGTATTGTTCGCGGTCTTGGGCAGTATGGCGATTTTTTGGGGCTCTTGGCGGGCATGGAAAACGCCTTTGTTAAAAGAATTGATCGCTTGGTCCACCGTTGCCCAGGTAGGCTACTTGTTAATTGGGTTAGCGATTATTTTTCATCCAGCCTCCCATCTTGAGGTGATATTCGGTTTTAACCCAGCGTTGATGTTATTTTGGCTGATGGCCGCGCATGCTTTAACCAAAGCGGGCGTGTTCTTAGTCGCTGGTAACTTAATTCAATTGACCCATAGTTATCAACTGCGCGATCAGGTTATCGTATTATCCAACTCTCCCTTAACCTTATGGACGCTTGGCTTAGCAACCGTCGCTTTAGCCGGCCTGCCATTAACCTTAGGGTTTCTGGGTAAGTGGTGGTTGCTAGAATCGAGCTTATTGCTAGGGCACTATTGGTTACTGGCTCCCTTGATTCTTGGCGGGGTGTTTGCGCTGGCTTATATGGGACGCCTGTTACAACCGGCATTAGAGCTGAGTCTACTCTGTCAATTGGCGCCTAAAAATGCCGATGGTAGTGCGCCACAGTGTGTCAATGAAAGGCAATTGTCTTGGCCGTTGCTGGCTGTACCACTCATCTTGGTATTGGCGGTTTGGGTATTGGCCTTGTGGCCAGTCTATCCGTGGGGGGCGAGTCTATGA
- a CDS encoding cation:proton antiporter subunit C, whose product MNEIAIYLATGSVLFGVGLWGVVMRPHLLHKILGINVMGSAVFMFFLAFAARAEPADAVPHALVLTGIVVAISAMALALALMKRVARESKQHQATLEDTP is encoded by the coding sequence ATGAATGAAATCGCCATTTATTTAGCAACCGGTTCGGTATTATTTGGGGTTGGTTTATGGGGGGTGGTGATGCGCCCACACCTACTGCATAAGATTTTGGGTATCAATGTCATGGGTTCAGCGGTGTTCATGTTTTTCCTCGCTTTTGCTGCGCGTGCCGAACCCGCTGATGCAGTACCGCATGCGCTGGTATTAACCGGCATAGTGGTAGCAATTAGTGCGATGGCACTGGCTTTGGCTTTGATGAAACGGGTTGCTCGTGAATCCAAACAGCATCAGGCGACCCTAGAGGATACGCCATGA
- a CDS encoding hydrogenase subunit MbhD domain-containing protein, which produces MMIILDLLLAITVILVAIRCLYTPNLAESVVLFIVFGLLIALIWVRLQAPDAALAEVAIGAGLAGALLLATLSQLQHTQDDQPKPIVLWSLSIPLLLGGALALSLMSLVQPAPGLSDMVVTNLSASGVEHRVTAVLLNYRAWDTALELAVLMWAWAAQRALGPSLSWHGVRLQGQVLVYFTRLLVPLLALVGGYVLWQGAYAPGGAFQAGALLAAALILAFLVQQTELGQSPPAFITGFIHNGWIKVLWLGGLLAFFGVGLVGLLAGFGFMGYPPAYAGQLILIIEIAATLSIALILAALFTGEGRRYE; this is translated from the coding sequence ATGATGATCATCCTTGACCTACTCTTGGCCATCACCGTTATTCTGGTCGCGATCCGCTGCCTCTATACCCCCAATCTTGCTGAGTCTGTGGTGTTGTTTATCGTATTCGGCTTATTAATCGCCTTGATCTGGGTTAGGCTGCAAGCGCCAGACGCCGCTCTCGCCGAAGTTGCGATTGGTGCCGGCTTAGCCGGAGCATTATTGCTGGCCACTTTAAGTCAACTACAGCATACCCAAGATGATCAGCCCAAGCCTATCGTGTTATGGAGTCTGTCGATTCCGTTGTTACTGGGTGGTGCTTTGGCGTTAAGTTTGATGAGCTTGGTGCAGCCAGCGCCAGGTTTGAGTGACATGGTTGTGACCAATCTCAGTGCTTCTGGGGTTGAGCATAGGGTTACAGCGGTATTGCTTAACTACCGTGCTTGGGATACCGCATTGGAGCTCGCGGTATTAATGTGGGCTTGGGCGGCACAGCGTGCACTTGGCCCCAGTTTGTCTTGGCATGGGGTGAGGCTACAAGGACAGGTATTGGTTTATTTTACGCGTTTGCTGGTGCCATTACTGGCGCTTGTCGGTGGCTATGTACTCTGGCAAGGAGCCTATGCACCGGGTGGTGCCTTTCAAGCCGGTGCCTTGTTAGCCGCGGCACTGATTTTAGCTTTTTTGGTTCAACAGACCGAACTGGGTCAATCCCCACCGGCATTTATTACCGGCTTCATTCATAATGGTTGGATTAAAGTTTTGTGGCTTGGTGGTTTGTTGGCCTTTTTTGGTGTGGGTTTAGTAGGCCTGCTGGCTGGATTTGGTTTTATGGGTTATCCACCTGCTTACGCCGGGCAGTTAATCTTAATTATAGAGATAGCTGCAACCTTATCTATTGCGCTGATTTTGGCTGCCTTATTTACCGGTGAAGGGCGTCGCTATGAATGA
- a CDS encoding cation:proton antiporter gives MIIIEIIAVVSISLGLVFFVAGTLGLLRFTDDLSRLHALTKADNLGLGFVLLGLTLLFFNAALLMKLFIIWALVIISAATVSHAIGQRAYHQLSQPAEVDDDHP, from the coding sequence ATGATCATCATTGAAATTATTGCGGTCGTGTCCATTAGCTTGGGTCTGGTGTTTTTTGTGGCAGGCACACTCGGTCTGCTAAGGTTCACGGATGACTTAAGTCGTTTACACGCGCTCACCAAGGCCGATAATCTGGGACTTGGTTTTGTGCTGCTCGGACTGACCCTGTTGTTTTTCAATGCGGCGCTGTTGATGAAGTTATTTATCATTTGGGCGCTGGTGATCATCAGTGCCGCTACCGTCAGTCATGCGATTGGTCAACGGGCGTATCACCAGTTATCACAGCCGGCGGAGGTGGATGATGATCATCCTTGA
- a CDS encoding monovalent cation/H+ antiporter complex subunit F — protein sequence MIDLLLWTAATLLMFLLSLGLWRVVKGPKLTDRMLAAQLAGSTGVALVALLAWLMNNNALLDVALLLALLAAISGIAFAKLLRPEQLRKLNQSETNHDHH from the coding sequence ATGATAGACCTGCTCTTATGGACTGCCGCCACGTTATTGATGTTCCTGTTAAGCTTGGGTTTATGGCGAGTTGTTAAAGGGCCCAAGTTAACCGACCGGATGCTGGCCGCCCAGTTAGCCGGTTCGACGGGGGTCGCGTTGGTTGCACTTTTGGCGTGGTTAATGAACAACAATGCCTTGCTGGATGTGGCGTTATTACTAGCCTTATTAGCGGCCATCAGTGGTATTGCGTTTGCAAAATTGTTACGGCCAGAGCAACTGCGTAAACTCAATCAAAGTGAGACGAACCATGATCATCATTGA
- a CDS encoding Na+/H+ antiporter subunit E — translation MPLLRIVGIWLVLLLVWWALAEGQLSGFALVWTAVVALLIHKIWPPFPTRLHWRHLPALIILFLRASLLGGLDVSRRAFHPQPQINSYFIDYPLQLPPGWARAVWVSVIGLFPGTLSVAVADKWVRVHVLDDGLEVEDDLKALEYHLAAFIGFGLPTAPSIKEAI, via the coding sequence ATGCCATTGTTACGTATAGTAGGTATTTGGTTGGTGTTACTACTGGTCTGGTGGGCGCTTGCTGAAGGCCAATTGAGCGGTTTTGCACTCGTCTGGACTGCTGTGGTGGCCTTGCTAATTCATAAAATTTGGCCGCCTTTTCCTACGCGCTTACATTGGCGCCATTTGCCTGCTCTTATTATTTTGTTTTTACGTGCCTCTCTCTTAGGGGGCTTGGATGTCAGTCGTCGAGCCTTTCACCCCCAACCTCAAATCAACAGTTATTTTATCGACTACCCATTACAACTGCCGCCAGGTTGGGCGCGCGCGGTTTGGGTTAGTGTGATTGGTTTATTTCCAGGAACCCTAAGCGTTGCGGTGGCCGACAAATGGGTACGAGTTCATGTTTTAGATGATGGCTTGGAAGTTGAGGATGACCTAAAGGCTTTGGAATATCATTTAGCGGCGTTCATTGGCTTCGGATTGCCCACTGCGCCATCGATCAAGGAGGCGATATGA
- a CDS encoding 23S rRNA (adenine(2030)-N(6))-methyltransferase RlmJ: MLSYQHGFHAGNPADLLKHLVLVNVLDYLANKNKPLVYIDTHAGSGGYSLADAQAQKTREYQQGIGKLWALSNQAWSPSITSYLDVVAAFEAQAQQASAASSSGRFYPGSPAIAQECLRDYDRLVAYELHPQAFAQLTAHTAGDKRVKIYQQNGFQGLIAQLPPKERRGIILIDPPYELKQDYDEVVSRLIAAHKRFATGTYLLWYPVVERRRIAKLHRELKASSIRNIAVFELGWETDNNGRGMTGSGMIVINPPWTLMASMQQDLATLKQIIAPQSGYWLADMLIAE, translated from the coding sequence ATGTTAAGTTATCAACACGGTTTTCACGCCGGTAATCCGGCCGATTTACTCAAGCACCTGGTGTTGGTCAATGTGCTAGATTATTTGGCTAACAAAAATAAACCCTTGGTTTACATAGATACTCATGCGGGTTCAGGGGGTTACAGCTTGGCAGATGCCCAGGCACAAAAAACTCGTGAGTATCAACAGGGAATTGGCAAGCTTTGGGCTTTATCTAACCAGGCCTGGTCCCCTAGTATTACAAGCTATTTAGACGTTGTCGCAGCTTTTGAAGCCCAAGCGCAACAGGCATCAGCAGCCTCGAGTTCTGGTCGTTTTTATCCAGGTTCTCCAGCGATTGCGCAAGAGTGTTTACGAGATTATGATCGCTTAGTGGCCTATGAATTACATCCGCAAGCATTTGCCCAATTAACAGCTCATACAGCTGGTGATAAACGGGTAAAAATTTATCAACAAAATGGTTTTCAAGGGCTGATTGCGCAACTCCCGCCAAAAGAGCGTCGTGGGATCATTTTGATCGATCCCCCTTATGAGTTGAAGCAGGATTACGATGAGGTGGTGAGTCGTTTAATTGCGGCGCATAAACGTTTTGCTACCGGTACCTATCTGCTCTGGTATCCGGTGGTAGAGCGTCGACGCATTGCTAAATTACACCGTGAATTAAAGGCCAGCAGTATTCGCAATATCGCAGTTTTTGAACTGGGTTGGGAGACCGATAACAATGGTCGAGGGATGACGGGTAGTGGTATGATAGTGATTAATCCGCCATGGACTTTAATGGCGTCGATGCAGCAAGATTTAGCGACACTTAAGCAGATAATTGCACCACAATCAGGCTATTGGTTGGCCGATATGCTGATTGCGGAATAA